One stretch of Falco naumanni isolate bFalNau1 chromosome 7, bFalNau1.pat, whole genome shotgun sequence DNA includes these proteins:
- the LOC121091604 gene encoding acyl-coenzyme A thioesterase 1-like: protein MWHVAARSLSRASSRAWQKQLPRPSPAPAAPQRRSPAWTPGMASARGLSAMAPSIRLSPAARSLFDEPLAIAVQGLGPRQQVTLRASLRDEAGELFQARARYQAGDDGELDLARCPALPGGSFSGLEPMGLLWALQPQKPFRRLMKKDVQSPFVVQLEVFEGHGEPPGQLLAQAQHERAFLRDGVRRVPVREGRVRATLFVPPGNGPFPGIIDLYGIGGGLLEYRACLLANCGFSVLALAFYDYEDLPKEAKEFHLEYFEEAINYMLQHNQVKGPGIGLLGFSKGGDLCVSMASFLKGITATALINGSVANVGTVLRYKDITIPPLGVNAKRIKVNESGIADIIDVLNNPLEGPDCQSFIPLEKAECRFLFIVGQDDHNWKSEFFAVEGSKRLQAHGKEKPEIVCYPGAGHYIEPPFFPMCAASTHLLVGRPVLWGGEPKAHCDAQIDAWQQIQAFFRKHLAGKPSGTSSKL, encoded by the exons ATGTGGCACGTCGCCGCCCGCTCCCTGTCCCGGGCCAGCTCCCGCgcctggcagaagcagctgccccggcccagccccgcgcccgcagccccgcagcgTCGCAGCCCTGCATGGACGCCCGGGATGGCCTCCGCCCGCGGCCTCTCCGCCATGGCCCCCTCCATCCGCCTCTCGCCCGCCGCCCGCAGCCTCTTCGACGAGCCGCTGGCCATCGCCGTGCAGGGCCTGGGCCCGCGGCAGCAGGTCACGCTGCGGGCGTCCTTGCGGGACGAGGCGGGTGAGCTCTTCCAGGCCCGCGCCCGCTACCAGGCGGGGGACGACGGGGAGCTGGACCTGGCCCGCTGCCCCGCGCTGCCGGGCGGCAGCTTCTCCGGCCTGGAGCCCATGGGGCTGCTCTGGGCTTTGCAGCCCCAGAAGCCCTTTAGGCGCCTGATGAAGAAGGATGTGCAGAGCCCCTTCGTCGTGCAGCTGGAGGTGTTCGAGGGCCACGGGGAGCCCCCCGGGCAGCTCCTGGCGCAGGCACAGCATGAGCGGGCGTTCCTGCGGGATGGCGTGCGGAGAGTCCCGGTGCGAGAGGGGAGGGTCCGGGCGACGCTTTTTGTGCCCCCCG GAAATGGTCCCTTTCCGGGAATTATTGACTTGTATGGAATTGGAGGAGGACTCCTTGAATACAGGGCATGCCTGCTGGCCAACTGTGGCTTTTCTGTGCTGGCTCTGGCTTTCTACGACTATGAAGATCTCCCTAAAGAGGCGAAGGAATTCCACCTAGAATATTTTGAAGAAGCCATAAACTATATGTTACAACACAACCAG gttaaaGGTCCAGGGATTGGGTTGCTTGGATTCTCAAAGGGGGGTGATCTGTGCGTCTCCATGGCCTCCTTCCTAAAGGGCATCACAGCCACCGCCCTGATCAATGGCTCGGTGGCAAATGTGGGCACAGTGCTCCGCTACAAGGACATCACCATTCCACCCCTTGGTGTCAATGCAAAACGCATCAAGGTCAACGAGTCTGGGATTGCTGATATTATTGATGTACTGAACAACCCACTAGAAGGGCCTGACTGCCAAAGCTTTATCCCTCTGGAGAAGGCAGAGTGTCGCTTCTTGTTCATTGTTGGCCAAGATGATCACAACTGGAAAAGCGAATTCTTTGCAGTTGAGGGGAGCAAACGTTTGCAAGCTCACGGAAAGGAAAAGCCTGAGATAGTCTGTTATCCTGGAGCAGGGCACTACATCGAACCCCCGTTTTTCCCGATGTGTGCAGCCTCAACGCACCTGCTAGTTGGCAGGCCtgtgctgtggggaggggagcCCAAGGCACACTGCGATGCACAGATAGATGCTTGGCAGCAGATCCAAGCTTTCTTCCGCAAACACCTCGCGGGCAAGCCATCTGGAACATCTAGTAAGCTGTGA
- the LOC121091605 gene encoding acyl-coenzyme A thioesterase 5-like produces the protein MWHVAARSLSRASSRAWQKQLPRPSPAPAAPQRRGPAWTPGMASARGLSAMAPSIRLSPAARSLFDEPLAIAVQGLGPRQQVTLRASLRDEAGELFQARARYQAGDDGELDLARCPALPGGSFSGLEPMGLLWALQPQKPFRYMLKKDVQSPFVVQLEVFEGHGEPPGRLLAQAQHERAFLRDGVRRVPVREGRIRATLFVPPGEDAFPGVIDIHGLGGGLFEQRASLLANHGFATLALAYYQYEDLPQQPTELHLEYFEEAVNYMLQHPQVKGPGVGLLGCSKGADLCLTMAAFLKNITAVVSLNGPVAVTIYPLCYKDKTIPALPIDEQQVKIVDSNLLDYSDIPADAFQAPGNQSLIPLEKTEAQLLFIVGQDDHVVKSEYYATEACKLLQAQGKENFQILSYPGTGHCFDPPFFPLYSIGSHPIFHKRAVLGGELRAYSKAQAHSWPRIQAFFNRYLNDN, from the exons ATGTGGCACGTCGCCGCCCGCTCCCTGTCCCGGGCCAGCTCCCGCgcctggcagaagcagctgccccggcccagccccgcaCCCGCAGCCCCGCAGCGTCGCGGCCCTGCATGGACGCCTGGGATGGCATCCGCCCGCGGCCTCTCCGCCATGGCCCCCTCCATCCGCCTCTCGCCCGCCGCCCGCAGCCTCTTCGACGAGCCGCTGGCCATCGCCGTGCAGGGCCTGGGCCCGCGGCAGCAGGTCACGCTGCGGGCGTCCTTGCGGGACGAGGCGGGTGAGCTCTTCCAGGCCCGCGCCCGCTACCAGGCGGGGGACGACGGGGAGCTGGACCTGGCCCGCTGCCCCGCGCTGCCGGGCGGCAGCTTCTCCGGCCTGGAGCCCATGGGGCTGCTCTGGGCTTTGCAGCCCCAGAAGCCTTTCCGGTATATGCTGAAGAAGGATGTGCAGAGCCCCTTCGTTGTGCAGCTGGAGGTGTTCGAGGGCCACGGGGAGCCCCCCGGGCGGCTCCTGGCGCAGGCACAGCATGAGCGGGCGTTCCTGCGGGATGGCGTGCGGAGAGTCCCGGTGCGAGAGGGGAGGATCCGGGCGACGCTTTTCGTGCCCCCCG GAGAAGATGCCTTTCCAGGGGTCATTGACATACATGGACTTGGAGGAGGTCTTTTTGAGCAGAGAGCCAGCCTGCTGGCCAATCATGGGTTTGCCACACTGGCTCTGGCTTATTATCAATACGAGgacctgccccagcagccaaCTGAACTCCACCTGGAATATTTTGAAGAAGCAGTGAACTATatgctgcagcacccacag GTGAAGGGACCAGGGGTTGGCCTGCTCGGTTGCTCCAAAGGTGCTGATCTGTGTCTCACCATGGCCGCCTTCCTGAAGAACATCACGGCCGTTGTTTCCCTCAACGGCCCTGTGGCCGTTACGATTTACCCTCTCTGTTACAAGGATAAAACCATCCCCGCTTTGCCCATCGATGAACAACAGGTCAAAATCGTTGACTCCAATCTTCTTGATTATTCCGACATCCCTGCTGATGCCTTCCAAGCCCCTGGCAACCAAAGCCTGATCCCACTAgagaaaactgaggcacagtTACTGTTCATTGTTGGGCAAGATGACCATGTTGTTAAAAGTGAGTATTACGCTACTGAAGCCTGCAAGCTTTTGCAGGctcaagggaaggaaaattttcagattCTCTCCTACCCTGGAACAGGGCACTGCTTTGAccctccctttttccctttgtacTCCATAGGAAGCCATCCCATTTTTCACAAGCGGGCAGTCCTGGGTGGGGAGCTCAGGGCTTATTCTAAAGCTCAGGCTCATTCTTGGCCACGGATCCAGGCTTTTTTCAACAGGTATTTAAATGACAACTAA